From a region of the Helicobacter hepaticus ATCC 51449 genome:
- a CDS encoding methyl-accepting chemotaxis protein produces MTSALRHLSIKIQILALVAIPIIALIYFLFIQFSYTLDSISQAQNLQKQIHISEQLSRLVHEMQKERGMSAGFLASSGTKFANELKGQRLLTDKEHKALSDMLSQSSNLPQSYLTQLHQGLESVAKIQQIRNDADKSIEDKINIAPQVIGYYTSTIAFLLDSVLESTKIIYDAQLAKSMVAYTSFLYAKERAGLERATINGIFTHNGVPNDNNYNKVVSLIAEQDAYIKFFLSIASQESIDFYKNAIKNPSFEQVQQMREILHSKRHSGNFGIEPKVWFDTITTKINVLKEVEDFIAHRLDSFITQHIQTLQNEFIKWLILEGVIMIFTLFLCFIVVKNILTRLNNVNTKLAYITQNKDLREQIKVLANDEISAMAHSVNAFIRYIHNVFLEVIKQTKNNLSITQILIDVSHKLDSNTKDIAKISENNTGLGEKSYSIIEQNITLSQATKETLESVLLDVNQTKHIIESINEEIGQFTIKENQNVEKILSLANEAKNIQSVLIAITDIADQTNLLALNAAIEAARAGEHGRGFAVVADEVRKLAERTQKSITETSSIIQSILQSINEISSDMEQSSQSMNHLTQQSEIMHNNIESLSNIVQEAMEKSLLNLEGAQKVNANTSEILDNGIKIASCVAQIVEINEKMQKSSGTLGTQTKTLNEMIDTFKI; encoded by the coding sequence ATGACTTCTGCACTTCGCCATTTAAGCATCAAGATTCAAATTCTTGCACTTGTAGCAATTCCCATTATTGCACTTATATATTTTCTCTTTATTCAGTTTTCTTATACGCTTGATTCTATCTCTCAAGCACAAAACCTACAAAAACAAATTCACATCTCCGAACAGCTCTCAAGACTTGTGCACGAAATGCAAAAAGAACGAGGTATGAGTGCTGGATTTCTCGCAAGTAGTGGCACAAAATTTGCAAATGAGCTTAAAGGGCAGAGGCTACTCACAGATAAAGAACATAAAGCTCTAAGCGATATGCTCTCTCAAAGCAGCAATTTACCCCAAAGCTACCTTACACAACTTCATCAAGGTTTAGAATCTGTGGCAAAAATACAGCAGATTCGCAATGATGCAGATAAATCTATTGAAGATAAAATCAATATAGCGCCACAAGTTATTGGCTATTATACTTCTACGATAGCTTTTTTACTTGATAGTGTTTTAGAATCTACAAAAATCATTTATGATGCACAACTTGCTAAGTCTATGGTCGCTTATACAAGCTTTTTATATGCAAAAGAACGTGCAGGACTAGAACGCGCTACTATTAATGGTATCTTTACCCACAATGGTGTGCCAAATGATAATAATTATAATAAAGTTGTCTCTTTGATTGCCGAACAAGATGCGTATATAAAATTCTTTCTCTCAATTGCCTCACAAGAGAGCATTGATTTTTACAAAAATGCAATTAAAAATCCAAGCTTTGAACAAGTCCAACAAATGCGTGAGATTCTGCATTCTAAACGTCATAGTGGAAATTTTGGGATTGAACCAAAAGTATGGTTTGATACCATTACAACAAAAATTAATGTGCTTAAAGAAGTGGAAGATTTTATCGCCCATCGGCTTGATAGCTTTATCACTCAACATATTCAAACATTACAAAACGAGTTTATTAAATGGCTTATACTTGAGGGTGTTATTATGATATTTACACTCTTTTTATGCTTTATTGTGGTAAAAAACATTCTCACACGACTTAACAATGTCAATACCAAACTTGCTTATATTACACAAAATAAAGATTTAAGAGAGCAAATTAAAGTATTAGCCAATGATGAAATTTCTGCTATGGCACATTCTGTAAATGCTTTTATCCGCTATATTCACAATGTATTTTTAGAAGTAATTAAACAAACAAAAAATAATCTCTCTATTACACAAATACTTATAGATGTTTCCCACAAACTTGATAGCAACACCAAAGACATTGCTAAGATTTCTGAAAATAACACAGGACTTGGAGAAAAAAGCTACTCTATCATAGAGCAAAATATTACACTCTCTCAAGCAACAAAGGAAACATTAGAATCTGTGCTTTTAGATGTTAATCAAACAAAACATATCATAGAATCTATTAATGAGGAGATTGGGCAATTTACAATAAAAGAAAATCAAAATGTAGAAAAAATACTCTCCCTTGCTAATGAAGCAAAAAATATTCAAAGTGTGCTTATAGCAATTACCGATATAGCAGATCAAACAAACTTACTTGCTCTTAATGCAGCAATAGAAGCTGCACGTGCAGGAGAACACGGAAGAGGATTTGCTGTTGTTGCAGATGAAGTAAGAAAACTAGCTGAGAGAACTCAAAAATCCATTACAGAAACAAGTAGCATTATTCAATCCATATTGCAATCTATCAATGAGATTTCCTCTGATATGGAGCAAAGCTCTCAATCTATGAATCATCTCACACAACAATCCGAAATAATGCATAACAATATAGAATCCCTCTCAAATATCGTGCAAGAAGCAATGGAAAAATCACTTCTTAACTTAGAGGGTGCGCAAAAAGTCAATGCTAATACATCAGAAATTTTAGATAATGGCATTAAGATTGCCTCTTGTGTAGCACAAATTGTAGAGATTAATGAAAAAATGCAAAAAAGTTCAGGCACACTTGGCACACAAACAAAAACACTTAATGAGATGATTGATACTTTTAAAATATAA
- the rimO gene encoding 30S ribosomal protein S12 methylthiotransferase RimO → MRFRERQSLHLISLGCTKNLVDSEVMLGRLQSYTLTQELENADVIIINTCGFIESAKQESIQTIFHASSNRKRGALLVVSGCLAERYTKELKEEIPEIDIITGVSDYDKIDSMIAQRRSIESAKVFLADEHNERVIIGSSFHAYIKLSEGCNQACSFCAIPQFKGKLHSRTLQSTLKELTNLYNQGFRDFSFIAQDSSSYMRDLGQKDGLMQLIRAVDNLNLPISARILYLYPSSTSLQLIESIAQSKSFLPYFDMPIQHIADAMLKTMRRGADKATHLELLNAMRAVPHNFVRTSFIIGHPNEDEKAFLELHDFIESFAFDRINLFAYSPQEGTAADSMPNRPNTKITNQRINTLNKIIQSQYKAHNLALVGQEVDAILEGKSEVSEYFYKARLKLWGKDIDGEILINDSEIVDSNNQMLLLKEGYYRVQITQCKDNFLFGKALSHL, encoded by the coding sequence ATGCGTTTTAGAGAACGACAGAGCCTCCACCTCATCTCACTTGGCTGCACAAAGAATCTTGTAGATTCTGAAGTAATGCTTGGACGATTACAATCTTATACCCTCACACAAGAGCTTGAGAATGCTGATGTGATTATCATTAATACTTGCGGTTTTATAGAATCTGCTAAGCAAGAGAGCATTCAAACAATCTTTCACGCTTCAAGCAATCGCAAGAGAGGTGCATTGCTTGTAGTAAGCGGCTGCCTTGCAGAGCGTTATACCAAAGAGCTTAAAGAAGAAATACCAGAGATTGATATTATCACAGGTGTAAGCGATTATGACAAAATTGATAGTATGATAGCCCAAAGGCGCAGTATAGAATCTGCTAAAGTCTTTTTAGCAGATGAGCACAATGAGCGCGTGATTATTGGCTCATCTTTTCACGCTTATATCAAGCTAAGCGAAGGTTGCAATCAAGCTTGTAGCTTTTGTGCGATTCCACAATTTAAAGGCAAACTCCACTCACGCACATTGCAATCCACACTCAAAGAATTGACAAATCTCTATAATCAAGGATTTAGAGATTTTAGTTTTATCGCTCAAGATTCTAGTTCATATATGCGTGATTTAGGGCAAAAAGATGGGCTTATGCAGCTTATCCGTGCAGTTGATAATCTTAATCTTCCTATAAGTGCGAGAATCCTTTATCTTTACCCCTCTAGCACATCACTTCAACTCATAGAAAGTATAGCACAATCAAAAAGCTTTCTCCCCTACTTTGATATGCCTATCCAACATATTGCAGATGCTATGCTTAAAACTATGAGGCGCGGTGCGGATAAAGCTACTCATTTAGAACTCCTTAATGCGATGCGAGCAGTGCCACATAACTTTGTGCGCACGAGCTTTATTATAGGACACCCCAATGAAGATGAAAAGGCTTTTTTAGAACTACACGATTTTATAGAATCTTTTGCTTTTGATAGGATTAATCTTTTTGCTTACTCACCACAAGAAGGCACTGCTGCGGATTCTATGCCCAATCGTCCTAACACAAAAATAACAAATCAACGTATCAATACACTTAATAAAATTATCCAATCTCAATACAAAGCTCATAATCTTGCGCTTGTAGGACAAGAAGTAGATGCCATACTTGAGGGTAAAAGCGAAGTAAGTGAATATTTTTATAAAGCGCGATTAAAACTTTGGGGCAAAGATATTGATGGGGAGATTCTGATAAATGATAGTGAAATTGTAGATAGCAATAATCAAATGCTCCTCCTTAAAGAAGGATACTATCGTGTGCAAATTACTCAATGCAAAGATAATTTTCTTTTTGGCAAAGCCCTCTCCCACCTTTAG
- a CDS encoding outer membrane beta-barrel protein, whose protein sequence is MKKFLAFISLTFAFCAFGADEQKYRFIAGGSIGSQTTWFKNADTNVKWSNMGETLYNEKGGLSGRGAVGLQINTSQKLFTRILAEITHSNLLKSDSKPTYRSYGITWEEGYRFTPRFYTFGGPGVHYAQLKLNDESTKGFGVNVNLGLGFVLSDFVSLEVMGRGSFPLSDKFKEIGANNNESLPMRIDYLANIMIAF, encoded by the coding sequence ATGAAAAAATTTCTTGCTTTTATATCACTTACTTTTGCATTCTGTGCTTTTGGAGCAGATGAGCAGAAATATCGCTTTATAGCAGGTGGAAGTATAGGTTCTCAAACCACTTGGTTTAAAAATGCTGATACAAATGTCAAATGGAGTAATATGGGTGAAACTTTATATAATGAAAAGGGTGGTTTAAGCGGACGCGGTGCGGTGGGTTTGCAGATAAATACAAGCCAAAAGCTTTTTACGCGTATCCTTGCTGAAATTACGCATTCAAACCTCTTAAAAAGCGATTCAAAGCCAACATATCGGAGCTATGGTATTACTTGGGAAGAAGGGTATAGATTCACTCCACGATTTTATACATTTGGCGGACCGGGTGTGCATTATGCACAACTTAAGCTCAATGATGAGAGCACAAAAGGATTTGGCGTGAATGTGAATCTAGGACTAGGTTTTGTGCTAAGCGATTTTGTCAGCCTTGAGGTAATGGGACGAGGTAGCTTTCCTTTAAGCGATAAGTTTAAGGAAATAGGAGCTAATAATAATGAATCTCTGCCTATGCGTATTGACTACCTCGCGAATATTATGATTGCTTTTTAA
- the fabI gene encoding enoyl-ACP reductase FabI, producing MAGILAGKKGLIVGVANNRSIAYGIAKACKTQGAQLAFTFLNEALEKRVRPIAEELGSEKYVYELDVSKEEHFSALADALKKDFGTFDFIVHSVAFAPKDALEGDFVQTSKQAFNTAMEISVYSLIELTRAMLPLLNKDAAILTLTYLGSVKYVTNYNVMGVAKAALESSVRYLAYDLGKQGIRVNAISAGPIKTLAASGISDFNIMLKWNEANAPLRENVSIEQVGNAAMYLLSPLASGVTGEVHYVDAGYNIMGMCATEQVDGKITPRWDILRS from the coding sequence ATGGCTGGAATCTTAGCGGGAAAAAAGGGGCTTATTGTAGGTGTAGCAAATAATCGCTCAATCGCTTATGGTATTGCAAAAGCGTGTAAAACACAAGGTGCGCAACTTGCCTTTACATTTTTAAATGAGGCTTTAGAAAAACGAGTGCGCCCTATTGCAGAGGAACTAGGCAGTGAAAAATATGTATATGAACTTGATGTAAGTAAGGAAGAACACTTTAGCGCACTTGCAGATGCACTTAAAAAAGATTTTGGCACATTTGATTTTATCGTGCATTCTGTAGCTTTTGCTCCTAAAGACGCATTAGAAGGAGATTTTGTCCAAACAAGCAAACAAGCCTTTAATACTGCTATGGAAATTTCTGTGTATTCACTTATTGAACTTACCCGTGCGATGTTACCCTTACTCAATAAAGATGCTGCTATTCTTACTCTTACTTATCTTGGAAGCGTGAAATATGTAACAAACTATAATGTTATGGGTGTAGCAAAGGCTGCCTTAGAATCTTCTGTGCGCTATCTCGCTTATGACTTAGGAAAACAAGGCATTCGTGTCAATGCTATCTCTGCAGGTCCAATTAAAACTTTGGCAGCAAGTGGGATAAGTGATTTTAATATTATGCTCAAATGGAATGAAGCAAATGCGCCTTTGCGTGAAAATGTGAGTATTGAACAAGTAGGAAATGCTGCAATGTATTTGCTAAGCCCTCTTGCAAGTGGTGTTACAGGAGAGGTGCATTATGTAGATGCAGGATATAATATTATGGGTATGTGCGCCACCGAGCAAGTCGATGGCAAAATCACACCTCGTTGGGATATTTTGCGCTCTTAA